The Anaerotignum propionicum DSM 1682 sequence ATAATCACAAGCTGTTCATCTTTATAGTTTTTAATTTCGCCAATATCAATCAGTGTGCGAGGGGGAATGGCCAAATATTCTAACTCGGAAGCAGTTTTCACTGCATTGACCATACTTCTGCCGATAATGGCAACCTTACGTCCATACATATAAGCAGCGTTTACCACCTGCTGTATTCGATGGATGTTGGACGAGAATGTTGCAACCATAATGCGGTTTTTGGGAGTATCCTCAAAAATTTTCTCAAAAACCTTACCAACGTTCTTTTCAGACATAGTGAAGCCTTTTCTTTCCGCATTGGTACTATCACTCATTAACAGAAGAACGCCTTCTTTTCCTAACTCTCCAAAACGCTGTAGGTCAATAATTTCCCCATCAATGGGTGTATAATCCACCTTGAAATCTCCCGTGTGCACAACCGTTCCGATGGGTGTATGAATTGCCAGCGCCACGGAATCAGCAATGGAGTGATTGGTGTGGATGAATTCCACATTAAACTGACCCAAATTCACCCGCTCTCTTGGAACAACGGTATGCAAAACAGTTTTATCCAGCATTTTGTGTTCTCTTAGTTTGTTTTCCAACAGCCCTAAGGTTAATAGCGTACCAAATACAGGTACATTCAGCTGTTTCAGAATATAAGGTAATGCACCAATATGATCCTCATGACCATGGGTCAGTACAATACCCCTTACTTTGTCTATGTTTTTGATCAGATAAGTTACATCGGGGATAACCAAGTCAATTCCCAGCATGTCATCCTCAGGGAATGCCAGACCACAGTCAATGACCATAATATCATTACCATATTCAAGCATGGTCATATTTTTCCCGATTTCTTCTAACCCACCCAATGCGGCAATCTTAAGCTTTGCCTTGGGTTTTGGTTTTCTTCCTGCCAAAAAACACACCTCCTTTTCATTTCATTTTCCGTTTTCCTTATTTCTTAATTATGCCGCAAAAAAGCGGAGTTTAAACCGCAAAAACAAAACCCTATACAAATAAAAAGCTTTTAATTTGTATTTTGGGTATACATAAAAAGGGCAGTCACCAGCATTTTTTTGAAAGCATCTCTCTCGCTACACGCTTTCTCCCTAGAGGCTCTGCCAAATCCTATGTAGATTGTTCTCTTTCTTTTCACGCACATGATGATTCGGCAGTAAGCCTTTCATCTATCGTAAACGCAAATTTCGTAGCGTCTTAGATCAAATTGTTATATAATTTTTTTTGCAGTGCCATTTTAATCAGCATAAAGCTGCCATTAAAATAAACTGCATTTCTCCTAAACCCCTGTCCAAATAAACGGAGTTTACCAATAAAGCTCCCATATATATTATTTATTGTATGCTGCTCATATAGTAAGGGGAGAAAATCACCTTTTTCATCAAGCTTTTACTAACATAAAAGGCATTACTTATAAGCATTCCTCCTGAAAAAGGAATGCATGTAAAGTTTTGTTAAAAAAATACCTATTGAAAAGTATCATTCTTTCATATAAAAGGAGCTTTCACAAGAGATAGGTCTGGAAATCCTGATTCCAATCACACTCTCCCTGCTTCACGCAAAATTAACTCACTTGTTCTTTATTATACAACATCAACTTAGTCAATTTCCACTTCGTAGTCGTCGCCCTTTTGTGCGAATAGGTCTGCCACACGGTCAAATTCTGCATCATCCTCAACCATTTCGTAGGTAACATCATCTGTATTAATTGAAGTTTCCTTCAAAATCAGGGCTTCTGCCTCATCATCATCAATCAATTCCGTTTCAACAACCAGTAAATAACGCTCGCCACCACAAGCTACATTATCGATAATAGAAAACTCAACTTCAGAACCATCTTCAGCGGTCATTGTCACGGTTTCAAACTCATATTCATTTACTTCTTCAAAAATATCTGCCATTTAATCTAGCTCCTTTACATTCCGTCTGCCACAGGCTTATCCTCTGTTTCTGCTATCCAAATAGCCTTGAAGGATATGCACAGCAGCCATCTTATCAATCACACTTTTTCGCTTCTCATGGCTTAGCGCCGCCTCACGCAACGCCCGCTCAGCGGCAATGGTACTAAAGCGTTCATCCCATAAAACAAGTTCTATATTGGGAAAACGTCTCTCAATGCGCTCTGCAAAAGCCTTGGTCTTAATACAGCGTTCTCCTTCGGAGTTATCCAAGTTTTTGGGATAGCCCATAACAATAACCTCAGGCTGATACTCCTCTGCCAATTCTGACAAACGCTTTAAGCTCTTCTTATATTCGCCAGGGTTATCCCTACGGATAATTTCCACACCCTGCGCTGTCCACCCCAAGGGATCACTCACCGCAACCCCAATGGTTTTATCGCCATAATCTAATCCTAAAATTCGCAAATAGGTTCCTCTTTCTTATTCATTACGATTCATGTAGTCCTTTACCAATTCTTCCAGCAGTTCATCTCGCTCCAATTTACGAATCATTACACGGGCATTCATATAGCTGGTGATATAGGTAGGATCTCCGGATAAAATATATCCGACAATCTGATTTACGGGGTTATATCCTTTTTCCTTCAAAGCCGTACTAACAGCGATGAGGATCTTTTTTGCTTCATTCTCGGGTTCTTTTTCTACTCTACCAAAATATTGTGTTTCGTTGATATTACTCATACTTCTCACTCCCCACCCACTTGATCCATTCGCTCTTCTTATTATCTTACTTCATCATAATATAAACCAAAGCGGATTGCAACTATATTATCTTTACAGAATAATTACAAAATTGCCTCGCCAAAAGCATTTTCTCCTTGCACTTGAACAATTTTTGTGAAAACCAGCCGATTGGATAAGTCTACATCGCTATTTGTCAGCACCTTCATGTAATTTGAAGTATGCCCTTCATAGATTCCCGCTTCTACAGATCTTTCATACAGAACCTCCACGGTTTTGTCAACATACTTACTTAGAAATTCCCCACTCATTTTATCGCTTAAAGCGAGCAATTGATGGCTTCTATCTGTTTTTATGTTACTTGGCAGCTGATCTTTTCTTTCTGCCGCCGGAGTTCCATTCTTGGGTGAATAAGGAAATACATGAATTTTCGCAAAGCAGATTTCCTCTGCAAAAGCATAGGAAGCCTTGAAATCTTCTTCTGTTTCTCCGGGGAAACCCACAATGATATCCGTGGTTAATGCCACATCAGGCAAATACTTTCTTAAAAGCGTTGCCGCTTCACGGTATTTTTGCGTATCATACTTACGGTTCATTTCTTTCAGAGTTCTGTCGCACCCACTTTGCAAGGAAAGATGAAAGTGATGGCACACCTTTGGCAGCTCTGCCATGGTTTTTGCAAACTCTTCCGTCACCACATTGGGCTCAATAGAGCTAAAGCGAATACGGCGAATGCCCTCAACTTCGTGAACCTTTCGTAAAATTCCCAGAAGGTTCGTATCAGTCCTATCCTTCCCATAGCTCGCCACATGAATTCCTGCCAAGACAATTTCTTGGAATCCATTTTCTGCCAAACGAGCAACCTCATCCACAACATCTTTGGGCTCACGACTGCGGATTGGCCCACGTGCGTAAGGAATAATGCAGTATGAACAATATTGACTGCATCCATCCTGAATTTTTAAATATGCCCGGGTACGATTTGCGAGTTTTTGAATAGAAAGGGGCTCAAACACCCGCTCCTTCATAATATCAGTCACATAGTTTTCCACGCCGTTTTGAGGTTGATACTGTTCCACCATTTCCACAATCTGCCCGCGGTCTTTGGTTCCAATAACCAAATTTACACCTTCAACAGACATAATCTCCTCAGGTGCTGTCTGGGCATAGCATCCCACCACAGCAACCACAGCATTTTCATTCTGCCGTTTTACCTTACGTATCAATTGTCTTGATTTTTTATCCCCAAAATTGGTAACCGTGCAGGTATTAATTACATATACATCTGCCGCTTCATCTATACCTACAATTTCATAACCCTTTTCGGCAAACAGCTCAGCAATGGCTTCGCTTTCGTATTGGTTTACCTTGCACCCAAGGGCATAACTTGCTGCTCTTTTCATGTTTCTCTCCGTTCCTTCTCGGTTTCAAAGCCCAGTCAACTCTCGAATGGCTTTGACTACCCCACCTTTATTGTTACTCCCCGCCTGAAAACGGGCGAATTTTTTCACACCGCTGGATGCACCTTCCATGGCATAGCTGTAATAAGCCTGTTTTAGCATCTCAACATCATTATACTGATCCCCAAAAACTACGGTTTCTTGCGGGGTTATGTTCCACATTTTTTGCAAAGCCGCAACTGCCGTTCCTTTTGTAACATCCCTTAACCCTGTGTCTAAACAAGCATCGCCGGAAATCACAAGATTTAAACTGTTATCCAGTTTTGGGCGTAATCTTTCATAGCAGTTTTCTGCACTTTTTCCTCCATGAGAAATCATGGATACTTTAAAAATGTCATCTTTCACTTGGAATAAATCCTCTGCCAGCCTCATTTCATAATGAAATAAGGGTGATGACAAATAATCCAAAAGCTCAGGGCTTCTGGTATAACTGCAATATTTTGCACAAAGCAAAGGTTCTACATCTTTGAGCATAAATATATTCTCCAAACAGTGAGCCACTTCGTGTTTTGCCATGGGCTCAACCACAAGCTCTTTTCCATCATCCACCACAAAGGCACCATTTTCTGCAATTACAACAACATCATTTATATGCTCATGAAAATGCTTTTTCAGGCTTGGGTATTGCCTGCCACTGGCAACTACAAAGCGAATCCCCTTTTCCTTTAGCCTAGGCAAAATATTATAGATTTCTGAATCAATACTCTTTTCATCATTGAGCAGTGTGCCATCCATATCCGAAACAATTAATTTAATCATTTTATTCCCTCTTACACTTTGCTTATTTTAAAAAAAATGGGAAGTATCTTTAATGCAATATTCACATCCTTACCTGAAAGCCAAACCAAATATTTGCGTAATTGATCCCACTTCTGGCGTTTTAACAATACTTGTGAACAAATTTCTTCCATCTCTCCTAATTTTTCGATAATTTCATCCTTTTCATGCTTTGATAAGGCTTCCATAAATCCAATTTCCAAACGCAATTGCGTAAAATCAACATCCATAATGATGTCATTTTGCTCCTGCCTCAAATAATATTCCAACAAACCTTCGTTTTTATAACCGTTCTGACGAAAGCCTTCCAGTCGTTCCAGCATTTTCCTTACATTTTCACGATATGCCTCCGCCTGCAATGCAGTTTTTTCGTAGGGTTGAATCACCCTAAGCTCATCACAAAAGCCCTCTATGATTTCCCCATAAGTACTCATCAAATAGCGGAATAAAACAGACATTTTCTCCTCATCATACGAGTAGGCATCCCAAGTTTCAAGACTGCGGTCAATATCTTCATCCAGCTTGCGACAAAAATCTTTTTCATCCATAAAGACCCCATCCTTTCCAGAACTATATCCACCCTCGTATTCTCCTGTATTTTTTCAGTATATCATAAATCGAAACGTCTTTGCAAGGCTTCCCATAAAAGGAAAAGAGCCTTTCCCAAAGGAAAAACTCTCAATTTTTTTCAAAGGGTGTCGAATTAACGACACCCAAAACGCTTTCTGTTTTCTTAAACCTCATCATCCTCAATAATTACAACCATACCGCCTAAACGTCTGTTTAGCTCGCTTCTGGAAATTTTAATGATGTTAGGGGTAACACCGTCTGCTTGGGCTTCAATGAAATAAGGTTCCTCATTGTCACAATCGTTTTCATCAAGCCAACCACCGAAGAAGGACAAAATTGAACGCATAATTTCAACGCTATGACCCCAATAATCCAAGTCAAGGAAAATCATACGATTTTTCTCTCCATTTTTGGAAAATTTTCGGCTTTTGTAAACCATTGTAAAAAGTCGTCTTTCCTCGCCCTTGTATGTGAAATAAACTGCCATTTCATTGCTTTCGCCGAAACGATTTTCATAGCGGTTTATTTTTGCACTGGGGTCGAAATATTTTAAAACAAACTGATAAAGCTGTTCCAGTTCTATTTCTTTTGTAATATATCCATGAGTTTTTGCTGTCATAGATGGCGCTCCTTTCTAGGCTCTCTCGTGTCAAAAAATAGTTTGTGTGCGAAATATCTCTTTATGATTGCATTATACAGTAACAAAACAGCTCTGACAAGAGCAATACCGCAGAATCATTAGAAAAAAATCAAGGTCATTTTTAGGCACTTTTTTATCCATATATTACAATAAAATACCAAATATATGGATGCGAATGACGTTTTTGTCCTCTATGTTTTTCCCCATGCTATTATATGCAAATTTTATAATTTTTCTAGTATTTTTTCCACCAGCTCACTGCAACGCTTTGCTGCCATGATGCTGAATTTTTCAAAGGAAATCGTAGCTTCTTCGCCTGCACCATCGGAAATGGCACGAACAATCAAAAATGGAATGCGATTTAACCAACATGCATGGGCAATGGCCGCACCTTCCATCTCCGCACATGTCCCTTGCACATTCTTACGGATGGTCGCCTTACCTTCCTTTGTACAAATAAATTGATCACCACTGGCAATACGCCCAGTGATAACCCGATAGCCATCGGCAATTTCCGCTGCCGAAGCTTGCGCCAAGCGAATCAATTCCTCGTCAGCCTTAAAATAGCTCTCTGCCATACGAGGAATCATCCCAATTGGGTCTCCTAAGGCTGATGTATCCATATCATGCTGTACCGCATCGGTGGAAATCACGATATCTCCGATTTTCAATTCCTCAACCAGTGCTCCCGCAACACCCAGCACCAGAATATAATCCACACCAAATAAATCAATCATGGCTTGGGTGCAAATAGCCGCATTCACCTTGCCAATTCCGCTTCTTACCAAAACGATATTATTCCCTTTATATCTGCCAATAAAAAAAGACAGGCCAACAACATTTTTTGTCGTAACAATTTCGATTTTCTCTTTTAAACAAAGAATTTCTTCCTCCATTGCCCCAATAATTCCAATGGTTTTCATTTTTGTCATCTCCACTCTGTGTAATGTTTGTTGGACGGTTACATCTTCGCCCAATTATCTGTATTTTAATCATAGCACAATACCCTGCTGTTTTACAAGAGAACATATTTCTCCTTGTCCTCCATTGCAAAACTCTCTCATCTTTTGTATACTATTAGGAAAGTTTATAAAAAGGAAGGGTTCTATGCAACCGGTAATCGGCATTACTCCAGACTATGATAGCAGCATCAATAGATATAAAATACACCAAGATTATATTTCCGCCATTTCTTCCGCTGGTGCTCTCCCAATTTTGTTGTTTCCCCATGCTGAAATTCCGCCCTTTCTTGACGGAATTGTATTCAGCGGCGGAGGTGACATTGATCCATTGCTGTTCCAAGAGGAGCCCTTGGCACAAAGCGGCGAAATTTCCCCATTGAGGGATGAATATGAAATTTCTTTGTGCCGTGAAGCCGTGGACAAAAACATTCCTATATTAGGAATTTGCCGTGGCATGCAGGTGATTAATATTGCCTTGGGCGGAACAATTTACCAGGATATTTCCGTTCAAACGGGCAGTAAACTAAAGCATAGTCAGCAGGCACCCCGTGAATATGGAACCCATAGTATTCTCATTGAAAATGACTCTCTGCTTTCTACCTTGTTGGGTAAGGAAAAAGTTACGGTAAATTCCTTCCATCATCAGGCAGTTGCTCTTTTGGGTGACGGACTGCGTGTTTCGGCAAAAAGTCTCGACGGCCTAATCGAAGCCATTGAGCATACTCAGAATCTCTTTGTCTTAGGGGTCCAGTGGCATCCCGAAGCAATGGGCACAAAAGAACAAAAGAAGCTTTTTTCTGCTTTTTTAACTGCCGCAGAAAAATTTAAGGAAACAGGAGGTAACAATGGGAAAATTGCAAGGAATTCTTAGCTTTGAAGCTTTGATGGAAACCGGTGCCGCCGTTGGTATAAAAATTCTTGAAGTCGGAGGAACCTTACTCCTCTGTTGGATTATCATCCGTATCGTCAATCGTGTAACGCAAAAGTTCTTCCAAAAGCAAACACAAAAACAACGTTTGGCTATGTCTGAGAGAAAGGCAAACACGTTGAATACAATTACTTCCAGCGTGTTGAAATATGTGGTCTACTTTATTGGATTGTTCACAATTTTGAATTTGCTGGGAGTAGACCCCAAATCCTTATTGGTTATTGCAAGTGCCGGTTCTGTTGCCATCGGCTTGGGCGCACAGAGCGTTGTCACTGATATGCTAGAGGGATTTTTCATTTTTTTTGAAGACCACTTTGCTGTTGGCGATGTGGTTACCATTCAAAATATCACAGGTACCGTAGAGAGTGTCACCTTACGCTATACAACAATAAGGGATGCTCAGGGAAAAGTTCACATCATTCCCAATGGTTCCGTTGGTATTGTAACAAATATGTCCAGTGAATTTATCAATGCAATCGTAAATGTAGGTGTGGCATACGAAGAGAATATTGACCATGTATTATTGATTCTTCAGGATGAAATGAAGAAAACCTCAGATATGGAGAGCATTTTGGAAACACCTGTTATCCTCGGTGTAGTTGGCTTGGATGAATCCGCCGTTACCATTCGTATTGTTGCAAAATGCATGGTAAAAACCAATTTCGCCGTGGAAGTAGAACTGCGCAGACGTATCAAAAACCGTTTCGATCAAGAGGGAATTGAAATTCCTTTTCCACAGCGTATCGTTCATATTGTAAAAGAAAAGGAGGAGGCATAAATATGGTTTTTTCAGTTGGAGATATTGTGCAGATGAAGAAGACCCACCCCTGCGGCTCCAGCCAGTGGGAAATTCTTCGTGTAGGCATTGATTTTCGTATTAAGTGCTGCGGCTGTGGCCATATGGTTATGCTGCCTAGAGTAAAGTTTGAAAAGAATGTGAAAAAAATTGTATCCGAAAGCAAGGAAGAAAAATAATTTTTGGTTAAACATATAACAAAAAGCCTTTCCAAGCACCCGCAGCATCATTTGGGGCGTTAATGGAAAGGCTTTTTTTACAAGGTTCCTACAAATTTCTTAAATAATTAGTACCATTTTTCAAAACAATTGCTATTCTTTAAATATAATTGTAAAATTTTAGATATTGCCTTGTCCTATGAGGTATTATTGACTATTAAAAAATCAAGAGGTGGGGTAAACATTGAAAAGATTTATTAAATCTTTATTTATTATTCTTGGGTTATATTTAGCATGTGATGCATTCATTTTGTCACTGGTAATTAGTTTTAATATCGGTGTTATAGCAACATTTATGGTGGGTGCTGTCTATTTCATCTATGGTTTTTATTATGAAGGGATTCAACTTCTTTCAAAAAAAGGCGTTGTTAAGTGGCTAAAAAATTTATTCTTAATAGGTAATACAATTATGATTTCGGCTATTCTATTTATTGCTGTCTTTGGTCAAATAGACACTGCAACTTATAAAGAGGATGCTGTCATTGTTCTTGGCGCAGGACTGAATGGGGATAAGATTACACTACCCCTTTATTATAGACTGGAAAAAAGCATAGAGTATTTCAATGCAAATCCAAACGCAATGATCGTTGTATCTGGTGGACAAGGCCGCAACGAAACCATAACGGAAGCCCTGGCAATGGAAAGATACTTGCTTTCAAAAGGAATTCCCGAAAATAAGATAATAAAGGAAGATAATTCTACAAGCACCTATGAAAACTTTCTTTTATCCAAAAAGCTATTAGATACTCATTTTAAAAACGAATACAAGTCAGTTTTTATAACAAATGATTTTCATCTATTTAGAGCAAACGAGTTATCTAAAATTGTAGGAATCAATAGTAACTATCTGCATGCAAAAATACAATGGTATATCGCTCCTGTAAACTATATACGGGAGGTCTTAGCCCTTATAAAACTTATAATACTAAGACAGTAGCTGAACCAACATTAAAAAATGTTGGTACGTTTTTTCTTTGATTGGAAGGCTAAAACTTACCACGGAGGGAACTATGAAAAAATTAAAAATAGTTTTTGTTTGCGTTGTAATTGCAATTATTGGCCTATTTTATTACTTTTCGATAGACTATCAACGGATAAGAGGGTTTTATAAATTTCCTGAAAATAGCGTACAGGCTATGTCTATGAACGGGGTTGCATGGCAGAAAAAGAGAACTATACCCAGATTGATCCTTCTGATTATGAAACATTATTGCAGATTGTATCCCAGATTCAATATATGAATCCAAACATAGATCCACCCTCAATCAAGTACACTGTTTATGGCGGCGGTGGCTATGAATTTGATATAGTTTCTGAAAATGCAGTAACAACTTTCGGCATCAGCTGCAATGAATTAGAACCTAACATTCGTAGAGTCACCCTTTCTGACGGAAGAATAGAACGGTATATATCTGCCTATGTAAACAATGACCTTTATCAGGAATATAAAAGTCTTGCAAAGAAATATATGAAAGAATCTAAGAATTCTGAAATCCAATCATGATCCCCTCTCTCACAAAGTGCCTGATTCTCTAAAAAAATTATTTATTCAATCCAGTGGGAGAATTGTAATAAAAAGTCTCTTCTCTTGATGATAAGATGGAGAATTCTCTTTTCATGACTCATAATTATCCCCTTACCATTTTGTAAACGACATTTATAAAAGCATCATACTCCAACCATAAACACAAAAACGGCAGAGAGTGCCTTTTCAAAATACTGAAAACTGCGTTCCCTGCCTAACATTTATCATATCAAAAACAAAACTTTTCAATGTTTCTTTTGTGATAACTTAAAAACCTTATAACAATTATTTCTTTCTCATGGCATTCAAAATTGCTAATACTGCCACACCAACATCCGCAAAAACTGCCATCCACATGGTTGCCATACCAACAGCACTCAATACCAAAACCAATGCTTTGATACCTAATGCAAAGGCAATGTTTTGTCTTACGATAACCCGTGTGTTTTTTGCAATACGAATACCCACAGATAATTTTCCAATATCATCATCCATCAGTACCACATCCGCCGCCTCAATGGCCGCATCCGAACCAATGCCTCCCATGGCAACACCCAAATCCGCTCCTGCCAATACGGGAGCATCATTAATGCCATCCCCAACAAAGGCAACCTTTCCGCCTGTTTCTTTCCCTTTGATTTCATCTAAAATACGAACCTTATCCTCGGGCAACAGTTCTGCATAGAATTGATCAATCCCCAATTCTTTCGCCATAACCTGAGCATTTTCTTTCCTATCCCCAGTGAGCATCGTCATGGTGTGCACACCCATGCTCCGTAGTGAAGACAATGCCTCCTTGCAGTTATCCTTAAGGGTATCGGCCACCACGATATAACCCATATACATTCCATCTTTAGCAACATAAACCACAGATCCAACACCCTGGTAAGGCTTGAAGGAAATTTTCTCTCGCTCCATTAATCGGTGATTTCCCAATAAGACCTGTTCTCCATTTAAGCTGTAAGAGACACCAAAGCCACCCAACTCCTTATAATCCACTGCCGAATCCGCAGAGATTTCCTTTGTCTTTTTATACTCCTGAACAATTGCTTCTGCAATGGGATGATTACTGTTGGCCTCACCCAAAGCTGCCAAATACATAAGTTCCTCTTTTTCTTGCCCTTCTATTTCTACTACAGAAAATTTACCTTTGGTTAAGGTGCCAGTCTTATCAAAAACAAGCTGAGATACATGACAAAGGGTATCCAAGTCCCCTCCACCTTTTACTAAAATGCCATTCTTGGAGGATGCACCAATGCCGGCAAAATAGCTTAATGGTACCGAGAGCACTAAAGCACATGGGCAAGATACTACCAAGAAAATCAAAGCACGCCCAAACCACATCTGGAATTCACCAAAGCCCAATACCGGAGGTAGTACCGCCAAAGCCACAGCCAAACCAACTACAACAGGGGTATAAACCCTTGCAAAGCGTGTAATAAAACGTTCTGTTTTGGATTTTTTTCCTGAGGCATTTTCAACCATTTCCAAAATCTTCATAACCGTGGAATCTTTAAACGGTCTTGTTACTTCTACCTTCAAATTACCGTCCAAATTAATGCAACCGCTTAAAACATCACTGCCTGGTTCTACCCCTCTGGGTAAAGCTTCCCCTGTCAAAGCCGCTGTATCTAAATTGGCATGGCCTTCCTTAACCCTGCCATCCAGAGGAATTCTTTCCCCCGCCTTCACCAAGATAATATCACCAATTTGTACCTCTTCGGGATGTACTCGTTTGACTCCGCTTTCCGTAATAACTTCCGCTGAATCCGGGCGAATATCTAATAGCGCAGTGATAGATTTTCTGGATCTGCGTACTGCATAATCCTGAAAAGCCTCACCAATCTGATAAAACATCATAACAAATACCGCTTCCGGCATTTCTCCAATGGCAATGGCACCTACGGTAGAGATAGACATTAAAAAATTTTCATCAAAAACTTGACCTCTTGCGATGTTTTTAATGGCTCTTAGCAAAACATCATAGCCAAAAATCCCATAAGAAATCAAAAATAAAGGAACGGTCCAAGTGGTCTCACTCATGAAGAATGCTGCTAAAAACAAAATACCTCCCAGACCAAAACGAATCAGAAGTTTTTTCCCTTCTCCTTCTTCTCCGTTACCATGGTCGTGTCCGTGGTCATCCTCAAGCGCATGACTATCTTCATGTTCGCGGCTACCTTCATGGCAATGGGAACAGGAACAACCGGCAGTCTCTACAGCTCTACTGTTTTCCATGGCTACCACCACATCAGGTTCAAATTTATGTACAATTTTCTCAATTTTCTGCAAAACACCCAGTTCTTCGGTCCCCTCAGATAGAGAAACCTCCATCGTTTGCTTTACTAGGTTAATTTCCGCTTGACGGGTTTCACTCAGAGCATTCACCGCTGTTTCAATCTTACCTGCACAGTTGGCACAGGTTAATCCTTTTAAATATACTTTCACACCAAAACACCTCCATAAATGTTCATATGATTATTTGTTCATATATTATTTTTTAAAATAGGCTGTCAAAATATCTCTTTTAACAGCCTTATTCCTTACTCAGTATAACCACGTTTATGCTGAATATGAGTCATGCCTTGCTCTAAAATTGTTTGAACATGTTCATCATCCAAAGAATAGAAAACCGTCTTTCCTTCTTTGCGGTATTTCACCAACAGATTTTGACGCAATACTCGCAATTGATGGCTCACAGCAGACTGGGACATTTCTAAACAATCAGCCAATTCTCCAACATTTTTTTCTCCGGCTAAAAGGCTTTGCAATAATCTGATTCTTGTAACATCCCCAAAAACCTTAAAAAACTCTGCAACATCTCGTAAATAATCCTGCTCTATTTCATCAAGTACATGAATATCGCCAGGCGTAATGGTATCATGTTTCATAGAACCACCTCAATTCATTTGAATGATTGAATAACTATTCATATATTATCACGAGCAACTATTTCTGTCAACGGTAATTTCAACTTTCTTGAAATTCAATTAGTTGAATAAAACCTCTTACAGCGTGTGGCAGAGTTACATTCTTTAAATGAACCATGCCAATATTGCGTTTTGGCAATGGCGGCGTAATGGGTATTTCAAAAAGACGTTTCTCCTTTAGCGCTTCTTCTGTAAACTCTTTAATAACATAGGTCAGTCCTAAATTAATTTGGGCAAA is a genomic window containing:
- the mtaB gene encoding tRNA (N(6)-L-threonylcarbamoyladenosine(37)-C(2))-methylthiotransferase MtaB, which gives rise to MKRAASYALGCKVNQYESEAIAELFAEKGYEIVGIDEAADVYVINTCTVTNFGDKKSRQLIRKVKRQNENAVVAVVGCYAQTAPEEIMSVEGVNLVIGTKDRGQIVEMVEQYQPQNGVENYVTDIMKERVFEPLSIQKLANRTRAYLKIQDGCSQYCSYCIIPYARGPIRSREPKDVVDEVARLAENGFQEIVLAGIHVASYGKDRTDTNLLGILRKVHEVEGIRRIRFSSIEPNVVTEEFAKTMAELPKVCHHFHLSLQSGCDRTLKEMNRKYDTQKYREAATLLRKYLPDVALTTDIIVGFPGETEEDFKASYAFAEEICFAKIHVFPYSPKNGTPAAERKDQLPSNIKTDRSHQLLALSDKMSGEFLSKYVDKTVEVLYERSVEAGIYEGHTSNYMKVLTNSDVDLSNRLVFTKIVQVQGENAFGEAIL
- a CDS encoding ribonuclease J → MAGRKPKPKAKLKIAALGGLEEIGKNMTMLEYGNDIMVIDCGLAFPEDDMLGIDLVIPDVTYLIKNIDKVRGIVLTHGHEDHIGALPYILKQLNVPVFGTLLTLGLLENKLREHKMLDKTVLHTVVPRERVNLGQFNVEFIHTNHSIADSVALAIHTPIGTVVHTGDFKVDYTPIDGEIIDLQRFGELGKEGVLLLMSDSTNAERKGFTMSEKNVGKVFEKIFEDTPKNRIMVATFSSNIHRIQQVVNAAYMYGRKVAIIGRSMVNAVKTASELEYLAIPPRTLIDIGEIKNYKDEQLVIITTGSQGETMSALTRIAMNEHKQVNVKPEDKIIISASAIPGNEKNVTRVINELLKKGANVIYGDMEEIHVSGHARQEELKLMLALTKPKFFMPVHGEFMHLSCHKDLALSMGLDKNNIFIMKLGEVLEVTRNEAKVNGTVPAGRVMVDGLGVGDVGNIVLRDRKHLSQDGLMVVVVTLDRESGTIVAGPDIISRGFVYVRVAEDLMDEAKKVVLEALLDCEEKNITSWNYIKGVIKDTLKNFLWQKTKRSPMILPIIMDV
- a CDS encoding DUF1292 domain-containing protein, with the translated sequence MADIFEEVNEYEFETVTMTAEDGSEVEFSIIDNVACGGERYLLVVETELIDDDEAEALILKETSINTDDVTYEMVEDDAEFDRVADLFAQKGDDYEVEID
- a CDS encoding 5'-methylthioadenosine/adenosylhomocysteine nucleosidase; amino-acid sequence: MKTIGIIGAMEEEILCLKEKIEIVTTKNVVGLSFFIGRYKGNNIVLVRSGIGKVNAAICTQAMIDLFGVDYILVLGVAGALVEELKIGDIVISTDAVQHDMDTSALGDPIGMIPRMAESYFKADEELIRLAQASAAEIADGYRVITGRIASGDQFICTKEGKATIRKNVQGTCAEMEGAAIAHACWLNRIPFLIVRAISDGAGEEATISFEKFSIMAAKRCSELVEKILEKL
- the ruvX gene encoding Holliday junction resolvase RuvX gives rise to the protein MRILGLDYGDKTIGVAVSDPLGWTAQGVEIIRRDNPGEYKKSLKRLSELAEEYQPEVIVMGYPKNLDNSEGERCIKTKAFAERIERRFPNIELVLWDERFSTIAAERALREAALSHEKRKSVIDKMAAVHILQGYLDSRNRG
- a CDS encoding HAD family hydrolase; this encodes MIKLIVSDMDGTLLNDEKSIDSEIYNILPRLKEKGIRFVVASGRQYPSLKKHFHEHINDVVVIAENGAFVVDDGKELVVEPMAKHEVAHCLENIFMLKDVEPLLCAKYCSYTRSPELLDYLSSPLFHYEMRLAEDLFQVKDDIFKVSMISHGGKSAENCYERLRPKLDNSLNLVISGDACLDTGLRDVTKGTAVAALQKMWNITPQETVVFGDQYNDVEMLKQAYYSYAMEGASSGVKKFARFQAGSNNKGGVVKAIRELTGL
- a CDS encoding IreB family regulatory phosphoprotein; translated protein: MSNINETQYFGRVEKEPENEAKKILIAVSTALKEKGYNPVNQIVGYILSGDPTYITSYMNARVMIRKLERDELLEELVKDYMNRNE